In Juglans microcarpa x Juglans regia isolate MS1-56 chromosome 4S, Jm3101_v1.0, whole genome shotgun sequence, a single window of DNA contains:
- the LOC121263701 gene encoding stromal cell-derived factor 2-like protein yields MALGFFALALFLFLGLDTDFGYTSSASAASSEGVEITYGSVLKLTHEKTKFRLHSHDVPYGSGSGQQSVTGFPNVDDSNSYWIVRPQPGTSAKQGDIITSGTIIRLQHMRTRKWLHSHLHASPITGNLEVSCFGGENESDTGDYWRLLIEGSGKTWKQDQRIRLHHVDTGGYLHSHDKKYSRIAGGQQEVCGIQEKRADNVWLAAEGVYLPITESK; encoded by the exons ATGGCTCTCGGATTCTTCGCTCTcgctctcttcctcttcctcggTCTGGATACCGATTTTGGCTACACTTCCTCCGCTTCCGCCGCTTCCTCTGAGGGCGTTGAG ATTACCTATGGGTCAGTTCTAAAGCTGACGCATGAGAAGACCAAGTTTCGGTTGCATTCCCACGATGTGCCTTATGGTTCTGGTAGTGGGCAACAATCAGTCACTGGTTTTCCCAACGTCGATGATTCCAATAGCTACTGG ATTGTTAGACCTCAGCCAGGAACTTCTGCCAAACAAGGTGACATAATTACAAGTGGGACAATCATCAGATTGCAACACATGAGAACTAGGAAGTGGCTTCACAGCCATTTGCATGCATCTCCTATAACAGGCAACCTAGAG GTGAGCTGCTTTGGAGGAGAGAATGAGTCTGACACTGGGGATTACTGGAG GCTGCTGATTGAAGGGAGTGGGAAGACTTGGAAGCAAGATCAAAGGATTAGGCTTCATCATGTGGACACTGGCGGCTACCTACATAGTCATGACAAGAAATACTCCCGCATTGCTGGAGGACAGCAGGAG GTTTGTGGCATCCAAGAAAAGC
- the LOC121263699 gene encoding muscle M-line assembly protein unc-89-like isoform X1, whose translation MASSDTELEEQLLQAGNKLVDPPSSVDDLLPILDRVENCLSRVEQSPTKSMQSALSPSLKALIADKLFRHSDADVKVAVASCISEITRITAPDAPYDDNQMKEIFQLLVSSFENLSDNSSLSYTKRTSILETVAKVRSCVVMLDLECDALILEMFQNFFKAVRDYHPENVFSSMETIMTLVLEESEDISLDLLTPILASVKKDNEEVLPVARKLAERVFETCAAKVKPYLMQAVKTLGISFDDYSEVVGSICQETSSAVEQNEAHATGKDTADKSKSVKSSVDEEAPEDNGRSKAIAFSEPVKPAIQSNGVVQMGENDSLPHSNSDQKQDDGHHADPSISMNASSNAEPDSLDTENAINIEHQPQQTTRRGRKFNSTKKSTEPSENTEPPDNSVIDGEMETEKLPEHKNHSEDVPSPSPEEDPPVEATGSPKNEKETSTKVSSPKTLDNESGNVAPLSPRGSLPDESYSKKAGGRLKKKESLTKEATPSADEVSEKVSEATSDLELKPTRRTGKKVPSEISTENKTPTLVESKKESSDSEAKPLRQPAKKVDGSSKIGDGSSSKRPEEKKRRGQGKVIREKDETKSPAKADDKEMVSSPKSITKSTKDDHHLEETPKTNSKRKRTPGKENDSDYGENLVGSKIKVWWPKDRMFYDGVIDSFISSSKKHRVLYTDGDEEVLNLKKEKWEYIGGDSGSDGEQVADQPSPDPSSEMPPKKKAKNNSDEPNKQAKMDALPKNLLSRGGGASSSKSKGTSSKSGHKFREGSEVDGKSKDDFPKTESKSENANSGKSKDRTSRSGGSKSVGPAPKSGGKSKKNDPNTHKIGKFKDDNTSTPRASTKSKQNVEKTGKSKQDNPKSASLSKDKNPKVVVSLVLVVLAR comes from the exons ATGGCGTCTTCGGATACAGAACTCGAAGAACAGCTTCTCCAAGCTGGGAATAAGCTCGTGGACCCTCCTTCTTCCGTGGATGACCTCCTTCCTATCCTCGAC CGTGTAGAGAATTGTCTGTCAAGAGTGGAACAGTCTCCCACCAAATCAATGCAAAGTGCACTCTCTCCATCACTGAAAGCATTGATTGCTGATAAACTTTTTAGACATTCAGACGCCGATGTGAAAGTTGCAGTTGCCTCTTGCATCAGTGAAATTACAAGGATAACTGCACCTGATGCTCCTTATGATGATAACCAGATGAAG GAGATCTTTCAGTTGCTAGTATCTTCATTTGAAAATCTTTCTGACAATTCCAGCCTGTCATATACAAAGAGGACCTCAATTCTTGAAACTGTGGCCAAGGTCAGGTCATGCGTGGTGATGTTGGATCTTGAATGTGATGCCCTGATCCTTGAGATGTTCCAGAATTTCTTTAAGGCAGTAAG GGATTATCACCCAGAGAATGTCTTCTCATCTATGGAGACAATTATGACCCTTGTTTTGGAAGAAAGTGAAGATATATCTCTGGACTTGCTCACTCCCATCTTAGCTAGTGTGAAAAAGGACAACGAG GAAGTTCTGCCTGTAGCGCGGAAGTTGGCAGAGAGAGTGTTCGAAACTTGTGCTGCGAAGGTAAAGCCTTATCTAATGCAAGCGGTGAAAACTTTGGGAATATCTTTCGATGATTATAGTGAAGTTGTTGGTTCGATATGCCAAGAGACATCTAGTGCTGTTGAGCAGAATGAAGCCCATGCTACTGGCAAAGATACG GCTGACAAGAGCAAGTCAGTGAAGTCATCTGTGGATGAGGAAGCCCCG GAGGATAATGGGAGATCAAAAGCAATAGCTTTTTCTGAACCAGTCAAACCTGCTATTCAGAGCAATGGTGTCGTACAGATGGGGGAAAATGACTCTTTGCCACATTCTAACTCTGATCAAAAGCAAGACGATGGTCATCATGCTGATCCATCCATAAGTATGAATGCATCGAGCAATGCTGAACCTGATAGTTTGGACACTGAGAACGCAATAAACATAGAACACCAGCCCCAACAAACAactagaagaggaagaaaatttAACTCTACAAAAAAATCAACAGAACCTTCTGAAAACACGGAACCTCCTGACAACTCTGTCATTGATGGTGAGATGGAAACTGAGAAACTGCCAGAGCATAAAAATCACAGTGAGGATGTGCCTAGTCCATCTCCTGAGGAGGATCCACCTGTTGAGGCAACTGGGTctccaaaaaatgaaaaagagactAGTACTAAGGTATCCTCACCTAAGACTTTGGATAATGAATCTGGGAATGTTGCTCCCCTATCCCCAAGAGGTAGCCTTCCTGATGAAAGTTATTCCAAGAAGGCAGGTGGACgactaaagaaaaaagagagcttGACTAAAGAGGCTACACCATCAGCAGATGAAGTTTCAGAAAAGGTATCTGAAGCAACAAGTGATTTGGAGCTAAAACCAACTAGACGCACAGGGAAAAAGGTTCCTAGTGAGATTTCTACTGAGAATAAAACGCCGACTCTGGTAGAATCTAAAAAGGAAAGCAGTGATTCAGAGGCAAAACCTTTGAGGCAGCCAGCTAAGAAGGTAGATGGAAGCAGTAAGATTGGTGATGGATCATCTTCAAAGCGACCAGAGGAGAAGAAAAGGCGGGGACAGGGTAAAGTTATTCGTGAGAAGGATGAAACAAAATCTCCTGCCAAGGCTGATGACAAA GAAATGGTGTCTTCACCGAAGTCAATCACAAAATCTACCAAAGATGATCATCACTTGGAGGAGACCCCTAAGACAAATTCCAAGAGAAAGCGTACTCCAGGCAAAGAAAAT GATTCTGATTATGGTGAGAACTTGGTTGGTTCAAAGATTAAGGTTTGGTGGCCTAAGGATCGGAT GTTTTATGATGGTGTAAttgattcttttatttctaGCTCAAAGAAGCATAGG GTATTATACACAGATGGCGATGAAGAAGTGTTAAATCTTAAGAAGGAAAAGTGGGAATATATTGGAGGTGACTCTGGGTCAGATGGG GAACAAGTAGCCGATCAGCCAAGTCCTGATCCTTCCTCTGAAAT GCCCCCTaagaagaaagcaaaaaataattCTGATGAGCCAAATAAGCAAGCGAAGATGGATGCTTTACCCAAAAA TTTACTTTCTAGGGGTGGAGGTGCTTCTTCCAGCAAATCCAAAGGCACATCTTCAAAATCTGGTCATAAATTCCGTGAAGGCAGTGAAGTTGATGGCAAGTCCAAAGATGACTTTCCCAAGACTGAAAGTAAATCAGAGAATGCCAATAGTGGCAAATCGAAGGATCGAACATCTAGAAGTGGCGGTAGTAAATCAGTTGGTCCTGCTCCTAAATCAGGTGGGAAATCCAAGAAAAATGATCCCAACACACACAAGATTGGCAAATTCAAGGATGACAATACCAGCACACCTAGAGCTTCCACCAAGTCCAAGCAAAACGTCGAAAAGACTGGAAAGTCCAAGCAAGACAATCCCAAGAGTGCCTCCCTTTCCAAGGACAAAAACCCAAAAGTGGTGGTAAGTCTGGTGTTAGTGGTACTGGCAAGATGA
- the LOC121263699 gene encoding muscle M-line assembly protein unc-89-like isoform X2 → MASSDTELEEQLLQAGNKLVDPPSSVDDLLPILDRVENCLSRVEQSPTKSMQSALSPSLKALIADKLFRHSDADVKVAVASCISEITRITAPDAPYDDNQMKEIFQLLVSSFENLSDNSSLSYTKRTSILETVAKVRSCVVMLDLECDALILEMFQNFFKAVRDYHPENVFSSMETIMTLVLEESEDISLDLLTPILASVKKDNEEVLPVARKLAERVFETCAAKVKPYLMQAVKTLGISFDDYSEVVGSICQETSSAVEQNEAHATGKDTADKSKSVKSSVDEEAPEDNGRSKAIAFSEPVKPAIQSNGVVQMGENDSLPHSNSDQKQDDGHHADPSISMNASSNAEPDSLDTENAINIEHQPQQTTRRGRKFNSTKKSTEPSENTEPPDNSVIDGEMETEKLPEHKNHSEDVPSPSPEEDPPVEATGSPKNEKETSTKVSSPKTLDNESGNVAPLSPRGSLPDESYSKKAGGRLKKKESLTKEATPSADEVSEKVSEATSDLELKPTRRTGKKVPSEISTENKTPTLVESKKESSDSEAKPLRQPAKKVDGSSKIGDGSSSKRPEEKKRRGQGKVIREKDETKSPAKADDKEMVSSPKSITKSTKDDHHLEETPKTNSKRKRTPGKENDSDYGENLVGSKIKVWWPKDRMFYDGVIDSFISSSKKHRVLYTDGDEEVLNLKKEKWEYIGGDSGSDGEQVADQPSPDPSSEMPPKKKAKNNSDEPNKQAKMDALPKKGGGASSSKSKGTSSKSGHKFREGSEVDGKSKDDFPKTESKSENANSGKSKDRTSRSGGSKSVGPAPKSGGKSKKNDPNTHKIGKFKDDNTSTPRASTKSKQNVEKTGKSKQDNPKSASLSKDKNPKVVVSLVLVVLAR, encoded by the exons ATGGCGTCTTCGGATACAGAACTCGAAGAACAGCTTCTCCAAGCTGGGAATAAGCTCGTGGACCCTCCTTCTTCCGTGGATGACCTCCTTCCTATCCTCGAC CGTGTAGAGAATTGTCTGTCAAGAGTGGAACAGTCTCCCACCAAATCAATGCAAAGTGCACTCTCTCCATCACTGAAAGCATTGATTGCTGATAAACTTTTTAGACATTCAGACGCCGATGTGAAAGTTGCAGTTGCCTCTTGCATCAGTGAAATTACAAGGATAACTGCACCTGATGCTCCTTATGATGATAACCAGATGAAG GAGATCTTTCAGTTGCTAGTATCTTCATTTGAAAATCTTTCTGACAATTCCAGCCTGTCATATACAAAGAGGACCTCAATTCTTGAAACTGTGGCCAAGGTCAGGTCATGCGTGGTGATGTTGGATCTTGAATGTGATGCCCTGATCCTTGAGATGTTCCAGAATTTCTTTAAGGCAGTAAG GGATTATCACCCAGAGAATGTCTTCTCATCTATGGAGACAATTATGACCCTTGTTTTGGAAGAAAGTGAAGATATATCTCTGGACTTGCTCACTCCCATCTTAGCTAGTGTGAAAAAGGACAACGAG GAAGTTCTGCCTGTAGCGCGGAAGTTGGCAGAGAGAGTGTTCGAAACTTGTGCTGCGAAGGTAAAGCCTTATCTAATGCAAGCGGTGAAAACTTTGGGAATATCTTTCGATGATTATAGTGAAGTTGTTGGTTCGATATGCCAAGAGACATCTAGTGCTGTTGAGCAGAATGAAGCCCATGCTACTGGCAAAGATACG GCTGACAAGAGCAAGTCAGTGAAGTCATCTGTGGATGAGGAAGCCCCG GAGGATAATGGGAGATCAAAAGCAATAGCTTTTTCTGAACCAGTCAAACCTGCTATTCAGAGCAATGGTGTCGTACAGATGGGGGAAAATGACTCTTTGCCACATTCTAACTCTGATCAAAAGCAAGACGATGGTCATCATGCTGATCCATCCATAAGTATGAATGCATCGAGCAATGCTGAACCTGATAGTTTGGACACTGAGAACGCAATAAACATAGAACACCAGCCCCAACAAACAactagaagaggaagaaaatttAACTCTACAAAAAAATCAACAGAACCTTCTGAAAACACGGAACCTCCTGACAACTCTGTCATTGATGGTGAGATGGAAACTGAGAAACTGCCAGAGCATAAAAATCACAGTGAGGATGTGCCTAGTCCATCTCCTGAGGAGGATCCACCTGTTGAGGCAACTGGGTctccaaaaaatgaaaaagagactAGTACTAAGGTATCCTCACCTAAGACTTTGGATAATGAATCTGGGAATGTTGCTCCCCTATCCCCAAGAGGTAGCCTTCCTGATGAAAGTTATTCCAAGAAGGCAGGTGGACgactaaagaaaaaagagagcttGACTAAAGAGGCTACACCATCAGCAGATGAAGTTTCAGAAAAGGTATCTGAAGCAACAAGTGATTTGGAGCTAAAACCAACTAGACGCACAGGGAAAAAGGTTCCTAGTGAGATTTCTACTGAGAATAAAACGCCGACTCTGGTAGAATCTAAAAAGGAAAGCAGTGATTCAGAGGCAAAACCTTTGAGGCAGCCAGCTAAGAAGGTAGATGGAAGCAGTAAGATTGGTGATGGATCATCTTCAAAGCGACCAGAGGAGAAGAAAAGGCGGGGACAGGGTAAAGTTATTCGTGAGAAGGATGAAACAAAATCTCCTGCCAAGGCTGATGACAAA GAAATGGTGTCTTCACCGAAGTCAATCACAAAATCTACCAAAGATGATCATCACTTGGAGGAGACCCCTAAGACAAATTCCAAGAGAAAGCGTACTCCAGGCAAAGAAAAT GATTCTGATTATGGTGAGAACTTGGTTGGTTCAAAGATTAAGGTTTGGTGGCCTAAGGATCGGAT GTTTTATGATGGTGTAAttgattcttttatttctaGCTCAAAGAAGCATAGG GTATTATACACAGATGGCGATGAAGAAGTGTTAAATCTTAAGAAGGAAAAGTGGGAATATATTGGAGGTGACTCTGGGTCAGATGGG GAACAAGTAGCCGATCAGCCAAGTCCTGATCCTTCCTCTGAAAT GCCCCCTaagaagaaagcaaaaaataattCTGATGAGCCAAATAAGCAAGCGAAGATGGATGCTTTACCCAAAAA GGGTGGAGGTGCTTCTTCCAGCAAATCCAAAGGCACATCTTCAAAATCTGGTCATAAATTCCGTGAAGGCAGTGAAGTTGATGGCAAGTCCAAAGATGACTTTCCCAAGACTGAAAGTAAATCAGAGAATGCCAATAGTGGCAAATCGAAGGATCGAACATCTAGAAGTGGCGGTAGTAAATCAGTTGGTCCTGCTCCTAAATCAGGTGGGAAATCCAAGAAAAATGATCCCAACACACACAAGATTGGCAAATTCAAGGATGACAATACCAGCACACCTAGAGCTTCCACCAAGTCCAAGCAAAACGTCGAAAAGACTGGAAAGTCCAAGCAAGACAATCCCAAGAGTGCCTCCCTTTCCAAGGACAAAAACCCAAAAGTGGTGGTAAGTCTGGTGTTAGTGGTACTGGCAAGATGA